The window GGGTGCCTCGCTTGCGGCAGCAGCAGTGGCAACGGGCGCTGGTTTTGCGATGGGTGCAGGCTTCTGGCTGTTCAGAATGTCGATCACACCCTGTGCTGTCACTGTGCCGTCGAGCGCGTTGGGAATGATGCGGTCCATGGGACTGGGCAGCTTCCTCGCGGATGATCCTTGCCATTCCAGTGCAAGGCAACGTAGCAGCAGCAGGCCCAGGTCGCGAATGTCGCGCTTGCGCAGTTCCTCACGTGATTCGGGGGTGTCCGCTTCAAAATCGCCGATGCATTCGCGGACGCAGTCACTGCGCAGCTTCACCACTTCGCCGTGCGCGTAGACGTTGGAGGCATCCACGTGCTCATGGATCAGTTCGGCGTCGTGGAGTGCGGCAAGCGCGCCTGCCACTGCCTCTGCCACTTCCTTTGTTTCATCGAGTGTCAACGCGCGGTCACGCAGCACGTCCGCCAGGCTGGCATCGATGGGTTCCAGCAGGCAGCAGGCCAGTGGGACACCGTCAAATGTGATCTGCCCGGAGTGCTTGATGGCCTGCAGGTTGGCGTGCGTGACAGCAGAGATTTTTCGCCATCGGCCAACGAGTTCACTTTCATCAAAGTGCGACTCGGTCAGGCGCAGCAGAGCTGGCTGGCCATCGGGCGTGGTGGTGCTGAAGAAGGCGCTACGACCCTCCGAGCGGAGTAGCCGGAGAATGGGATAACCGGCAATAACATTGCCTTCGTATTCGGTCCATAGGTGCATACGTCACGATCCTGCGAGTGAAGTCTCAAGGGATCGTCTGCACGTTATTCACCAAAGCGAATCGATAGTATTCATGCGGTATTTCGTTTGGTCTGCTGTATTCGATCAGGAAATTCCTGCCGGCATTTCGTCAGGTTTGGGAAGATAATCGGCATCTTTTGAGATACTGCGTCACCTGCCGCCTTCGTATTTCGTGAACATTGCTTATGCTTCGGTGAAAGAAGAAAGTCTCTCACTCAACTTGCTACCCTGAAGATCCACACAACCGAGAACCAGGTGTAGCAGGGTAAATAGAAATGCCGCCACGAATCTTCGAGGCGGCATTTCATTTTTAGCGACGAGATTGATCAAATTTCCAGAATCACCGGCATAATCATGGGTCTGCGCTGGGTGTTTTTCTGGATGTAGCGCTTCAGGTCTGCGCGGATTTTTTCCTTGATCAGCATCCAGTCGCGCTTTTCTTCTGCGCTGCTCTCTTCCAGCGTGCGGCCGATGATGTTGCGGGCGTCGGACATGATGCCTTCTTCGTTCACGGCGAAGCCGCGCGTTACGATCTCTGGCGGTCCGGCCTGCTTGCCCGTCATCTTGTCGATGGTGATGATGGCCAGGACGAGGCCTGCTTCGCTCAGATGGCGGCGGTCGCGGATGATGATGTCTTCGACGACGTCGGCCGTGGAGCCGGAGTCGATGAGGATGCGTCCGCTGGCGACTTTGCCGGTCTTCTCGATGGTCTGGCCTGTGAGTTCCAGGACTTCGCCATCTTCAATGAGCATTGCCTTTTCCGGAATGCCGGTGCCTACGGCGATTTCAACGTGCTGCGTCAGGTGGCGATAGTCTCCATGGACGGGCACGAAGAACTTGGGCCGCAGCAGGTTGATCATCAGTCGCAGTTCTTCCTGCGATGCGTGGCCGCTGACGTGGATGAGGCCGCTCTTGCCGTCGTCGTGGATCACCTTGGCCTTGCGACGGTAAAGATGGTCGATGACGTTGTAGATGGGCTTTTCGTTGCCGGGGATAACGCGCGAGGAGAACAGCACGGTGTCGCCGGGTTCAATGCGGGCGTGCTTGTGGTTGTCCACGGCGGCGCGGCTGAGCGCGGACATGGGTTCGCCCTGCGTTCCGCTGATGAGCACGCAGACCTGTTCCGGCGGCAGATCCTTGATCTGGCCGCTGTGGATGAGGAGGCCCTGCGGCGGATCGATGTAGCCCAGATCCATGGCGATTTCCGTGGAGTTGTCCATGGAGCGGCCAATGAGCGCGACCTTGCGGTTGTGCTTGTGGGCCAGTTCCATCGCCAGCTTGATGCGATGGATGGACGACGAGAAGCAGGAGAAGAAGAGGCGCTTCTCTGTGCGCGCAAAGATTTCGTCCAGCCGCGGCTTCACGGCCAGTTCGCCGGGGGTGTAGCCGGGGCGGTCGCAGTTGGTGCTGTCCTGCAGCAGAAGGAGGACGCCTTCCTTGCCCAGTTCCGCGAAGGAGTGCAGGTCAAAGGGCTTACCGTCGGGCGAACTGAGGTCGATCTTGAAGTCGCCGGTGTGGACGACGATACCCACGGGGGTGCGGATGGCCAGCGCCACGCAGTCCACCAGCGAATGAGTGACGCGGATGGGCGAAATCTTGAACGGCCCCAGGACGAAGCTTTCGCCGGGCAGCATCTCGACCAGGTCGGCGTCGTCCAGCAGCTTGTGCTCTTCGAGCTTGCCTTCCACGTAGGTCAGCGTGAACTCTGTGCCGTAGACGGGCACGTTCAACTGCGACAGGATGCGCGGCAGGCCGCCGATGTGGTCCTCGTGGCCGTGCGTGAGGACGATGCCGCGGACCTTGTCGCGGTTTTCCAGCAGGAAGGTGATGTCTGGCACAACGATGTCGACGCCGAGGAGGTCGTCTTCAGGGAACATCAGGCCGGCGTCAATGACGACAATGTCGTCCTTCCACTGGATGGCCATGCAGTTCATACCGAACTCGCCCAGGCCGCCCAGCGGGATTACTCTCAGTGTTTCGTTACCCATGGACTTTCAGGTTAGCACCTCAGGTTGTTGCCGATGCCCCTTTTGCAGGGGATTCCGGTCTGACGAACAGTGCAAAGCCCGGCTTTGGAGCCGGGCTTTGAGGGTCTTTGGAAGGATTTAGTTGACCGATTTAGCGCAGCAGGTCTTCCAGAGCGAGCGAAAGTTCGGTCTTTTCGTCTCGGTACTTCACGATGATGGGGGTGTAGACGCTGAGGCCTTCCACACCGGGTTTGGTGATGGCGCGCGAACCGGGGACGACAACCGCGCCCGCCGGGATGATGAGTGGGGTGTCTGCCGTGGCCTTGATAACGATGTTATTCACCACGTCATAGACCGGTGTGCCGCGGGTCAGGATGGTTCCGGCGGCCAGAACGGCCTTGCTGCGTACGATGGTTCCTTCGTACACGCCGGTGTTTCCACCGACCAGAACGTCGTCTTCAATGATGACGGGCGTCGCGTTGACAGGTTCCAGAACGCCGCCGATCTGGGCTGCGGCAGAGAGATGAACGCGCTTGCCAATCTGCGCACAGGAGCCGACCAGGGCGTGCGAGTCGACCATGGTGCCTTCGTCGACGTAGGCACCCACGTTGACGTAGGCGGGCGG is drawn from Terriglobus sp. RCC_193 and contains these coding sequences:
- a CDS encoding ribonuclease J, which translates into the protein MGNETLRVIPLGGLGEFGMNCMAIQWKDDIVVIDAGLMFPEDDLLGVDIVVPDITFLLENRDKVRGIVLTHGHEDHIGGLPRILSQLNVPVYGTEFTLTYVEGKLEEHKLLDDADLVEMLPGESFVLGPFKISPIRVTHSLVDCVALAIRTPVGIVVHTGDFKIDLSSPDGKPFDLHSFAELGKEGVLLLLQDSTNCDRPGYTPGELAVKPRLDEIFARTEKRLFFSCFSSSIHRIKLAMELAHKHNRKVALIGRSMDNSTEIAMDLGYIDPPQGLLIHSGQIKDLPPEQVCVLISGTQGEPMSALSRAAVDNHKHARIEPGDTVLFSSRVIPGNEKPIYNVIDHLYRRKAKVIHDDGKSGLIHVSGHASQEELRLMINLLRPKFFVPVHGDYRHLTQHVEIAVGTGIPEKAMLIEDGEVLELTGQTIEKTGKVASGRILIDSGSTADVVEDIIIRDRRHLSEAGLVLAIITIDKMTGKQAGPPEIVTRGFAVNEEGIMSDARNIIGRTLEESSAEEKRDWMLIKEKIRADLKRYIQKNTQRRPMIMPVILEI
- a CDS encoding 2,3,4,5-tetrahydropyridine-2,6-dicarboxylate N-succinyltransferase, with amino-acid sequence MPLNDLEQRIEHAFSLGASAAADPNSLIAFNELRDALEAGTLRSAEPDATSPIGWKVNAWVKRGILLGFRLGNLIEMAAGSFVDKHTYPARTFTAEQGIRVVPGGSSVRAGAYLAKSVVMMPPAYVNVGAYVDEGTMVDSHALVGSCAQIGKRVHLSAAAQIGGVLEPVNATPVIIEDDVLVGGNTGVYEGTIVRSKAVLAAGTILTRGTPVYDVVNNIVIKATADTPLIIPAGAVVVPGSRAITKPGVEGLSVYTPIIVKYRDEKTELSLALEDLLR